The following coding sequences are from one Hydra vulgaris chromosome 04, alternate assembly HydraT2T_AEP window:
- the LOC136079662 gene encoding facilitated trehalose transporter Tret1-like isoform X1, whose product MTYDDDHTSLNASFSLSEDNEQFKTLFIAVVIASIASVCVGFSIGYTSPFNTEYTKFSNETLFASLLGIGAVVGLILGGFCLEYFGRKKGIMISALFYTPGWILIGYFPNRTNLYIGRMLTGVATGLCSLTVPIYIAEVSSFQYRGRLGVVNQIGITIGIFLAFLIGSYSNPKQSATAAFVIALLMEFLVLFIPESPRWLFAKKKRYEACKTLKWLRGSSYNVEDECIEIEHNLACKLYTEAYETVLNADLLNREQQPVAALNDFRTPGLYRPLLYGSFLMVFQQMCGINATMFFGQKIFHLSGVSKMPLAVYLTQVLITITTYFIVDKYGRRKLLMVGAFGMFICNLLLGVYFQIFIMPANNKTLESHFDNTEIKMLEISNVMFHDSYSWLAFTCFVLFIISYSIGWGALPLLLMSEIFPPRRRSFSCVIVLSVNWCFAFIVTYLFNNLVSFFQIQGALWLFSTFCLISIFFVCYFVPETKGKTLEEIEHYYQIYYGFRNYLN is encoded by the exons atgacttatgATGACGACCATACCTCATTAAATGCATCGTTTAGTTTATCAGAAGATAacgaacaatttaaaacattgtttatagcTGTAGTTATTGCCTCAATCGCATCTGTATGCGTTGGTTTCAGCATTGGTTACACCTCACCGTTCAATACCGAATACACAAAATTTAGCAATGAAACTTTGTTTGCg TCTCTGCTTGGAATCGGCGCTGTAGTTGGATTGATTCTTGGAGGTTTCTGCTTAGAATATTTTGGAAggaaaaaaggaataatgatATCGGCATTATTTTACACTCCAGGATGGATTTTAATAGGCTATTTTCCCAATagaacaaatttatatattggtAGAATGTTAACAGGGGTTGCCACCGGTTTGTGTTCACTCACTGTCCCC atatatattgcGGAAGTTTCATCATTTCAATATCGTGGAAGGTTAGGAGTTGTAAATCAAATTGGTATCACTATAGggatatttttagcttttttaatagGTTCATACAGCAACCCCAAACAATCAGCCACAGCTGCATTTGTTATTGCTTTATTAATggaatttttagttttgtttattccCGAATCTCCTAGATGGTTGTTTGCTAAAAAGAAGCGATACGAAGCctgtaaaacattaaaatggtTACGAGGCAGCTCATACAATGTAGAAGATGAATGTATTGAAATTGAACATAACTTGG ccTGTAAACTATACACTGAAGCCTATGAAACTGTTCTAAACGCAGACCTTCTAAATAGAG AACAACAACCTGTGGCAGCTCTAAATGATTTTAGAACACCTGGCTTGTATCGACCTTTACTATATGGCTCTTTTCTAATGGTTTTTCAGCAAATGTGCGGAATAAATGCTACGATGTTTTTTGGTCagaaaatttttcatttgtcaGGCGTTAGCAAAATGCCTTTAGCTGTGTATTTAACACAGGTGCTTATTACAATCACAACATATTTTATAGTAGATAAATATGGAAGGCGAAAACTTCTTATGGTTGGGGCTTTTGGTATGTTTATTTGCAATCTCTTACTTGGAgtttattttcagatttttattaTGCCTGCAAATAATAAAACGTTGGAATCTCATTTTGAtaatactgaaataaaaatgttagaaatcAGTAATGTCATGTTCCATGATAGCTACTCATGGTTGGCCTTCACGTGTTTTGTACTATTTATTATAAGCTACTCCATTGGATGGGGGGCTCTACCATTGCTACTTATGTCTGAAATTTTCCCTCCACGTCGGCGCAGTTTTTCTTGTGTCAttgttttaagtgtaaattggTGTTTTGCCTTTATtgtaacatatttatttaataatttagtaagtttttttcaaattcaaggCGCTTTATGGCTTTTTTCCACATTTTGtcttattagtatattctttgTTTGCTACTTTGTGCCTGAAACAAAGGGTAAAACCCTTGAAGAGATTGAACATTATTACCAAATTTACTACGGATTCCGAAATTacctaaactaa
- the LOC136079662 gene encoding facilitated trehalose transporter Tret1-like isoform X2, with amino-acid sequence MTYDDDHTSLNASFSLSEDNEQFKTLFIAVVIASIASVCVGFSIGYTSPFNTEYTKFSNETLFASLLGIGAVVGLILGGFCLEYFGRKKGIMISALFYTPGWILIGYFPNRTNLYIGRMLTGVATGLCSLTVPIYIAEVSSFQYRGRLGVVNQIGITIGIFLAFLIGSYSNPKQSATAAFVIALLMEFLVLFIPESPRWLFAKKKRYEACKTLKWLRGSSYNVEDECIEIEHNLEQQPVAALNDFRTPGLYRPLLYGSFLMVFQQMCGINATMFFGQKIFHLSGVSKMPLAVYLTQVLITITTYFIVDKYGRRKLLMVGAFGMFICNLLLGVYFQIFIMPANNKTLESHFDNTEIKMLEISNVMFHDSYSWLAFTCFVLFIISYSIGWGALPLLLMSEIFPPRRRSFSCVIVLSVNWCFAFIVTYLFNNLVSFFQIQGALWLFSTFCLISIFFVCYFVPETKGKTLEEIEHYYQIYYGFRNYLN; translated from the exons atgacttatgATGACGACCATACCTCATTAAATGCATCGTTTAGTTTATCAGAAGATAacgaacaatttaaaacattgtttatagcTGTAGTTATTGCCTCAATCGCATCTGTATGCGTTGGTTTCAGCATTGGTTACACCTCACCGTTCAATACCGAATACACAAAATTTAGCAATGAAACTTTGTTTGCg TCTCTGCTTGGAATCGGCGCTGTAGTTGGATTGATTCTTGGAGGTTTCTGCTTAGAATATTTTGGAAggaaaaaaggaataatgatATCGGCATTATTTTACACTCCAGGATGGATTTTAATAGGCTATTTTCCCAATagaacaaatttatatattggtAGAATGTTAACAGGGGTTGCCACCGGTTTGTGTTCACTCACTGTCCCC atatatattgcGGAAGTTTCATCATTTCAATATCGTGGAAGGTTAGGAGTTGTAAATCAAATTGGTATCACTATAGggatatttttagcttttttaatagGTTCATACAGCAACCCCAAACAATCAGCCACAGCTGCATTTGTTATTGCTTTATTAATggaatttttagttttgtttattccCGAATCTCCTAGATGGTTGTTTGCTAAAAAGAAGCGATACGAAGCctgtaaaacattaaaatggtTACGAGGCAGCTCATACAATGTAGAAGATGAATGTATTGAAATTGAACATAACTTGG AACAACAACCTGTGGCAGCTCTAAATGATTTTAGAACACCTGGCTTGTATCGACCTTTACTATATGGCTCTTTTCTAATGGTTTTTCAGCAAATGTGCGGAATAAATGCTACGATGTTTTTTGGTCagaaaatttttcatttgtcaGGCGTTAGCAAAATGCCTTTAGCTGTGTATTTAACACAGGTGCTTATTACAATCACAACATATTTTATAGTAGATAAATATGGAAGGCGAAAACTTCTTATGGTTGGGGCTTTTGGTATGTTTATTTGCAATCTCTTACTTGGAgtttattttcagatttttattaTGCCTGCAAATAATAAAACGTTGGAATCTCATTTTGAtaatactgaaataaaaatgttagaaatcAGTAATGTCATGTTCCATGATAGCTACTCATGGTTGGCCTTCACGTGTTTTGTACTATTTATTATAAGCTACTCCATTGGATGGGGGGCTCTACCATTGCTACTTATGTCTGAAATTTTCCCTCCACGTCGGCGCAGTTTTTCTTGTGTCAttgttttaagtgtaaattggTGTTTTGCCTTTATtgtaacatatttatttaataatttagtaagtttttttcaaattcaaggCGCTTTATGGCTTTTTTCCACATTTTGtcttattagtatattctttgTTTGCTACTTTGTGCCTGAAACAAAGGGTAAAACCCTTGAAGAGATTGAACATTATTACCAAATTTACTACGGATTCCGAAATTacctaaactaa